In Candidatus Omnitrophota bacterium, a single window of DNA contains:
- a CDS encoding glycosyltransferase, producing MMNCRNGREYLREAIDSVFAQSYANWEIIFWDNASTDDSEAIARSYGEKVRYFKGETAIALGQARNLAMAEARGEYLAFLDCDDLWLKQKLSKQVALMMERKEIDFIYSNYYRVIMPKARDLILGLHGRQPEGKVFGSFLAHYPANLQTVMVRMDAIKRLNLKFDDSLELSEEFDFFMRILLKSKAAYINEPLATYRIHQHMSSQKLQHRYLVELDYIKDKFSKIEDFNTNEYRNAFRHFEANVGYWCAKVNMERGNSWLARLRLEPYKFINFKFFLLYLVAFLPIRVWKFIHHYKLQGKLH from the coding sequence ATGATGAATTGCAGAAATGGCCGAGAGTATTTACGAGAGGCTATCGATAGCGTTTTTGCTCAAAGCTATGCGAATTGGGAAATAATTTTTTGGGATAATGCTTCTACTGACGATAGTGAAGCGATAGCAAGAAGTTATGGCGAAAAGGTACGCTATTTTAAAGGGGAAACTGCTATTGCCCTGGGCCAAGCCAGGAATCTGGCTATGGCAGAGGCCAGGGGAGAGTATCTTGCTTTTCTTGATTGCGATGATTTATGGCTAAAGCAAAAGCTTTCCAAACAGGTAGCTTTGATGATGGAGAGAAAAGAAATAGATTTTATCTATTCAAATTATTACAGAGTAATTATGCCAAAGGCTAGAGATTTGATTTTGGGATTACATGGCCGGCAACCGGAAGGAAAAGTTTTCGGGTCTTTTCTAGCGCATTATCCTGCTAATCTGCAGACGGTAATGGTGCGTATGGATGCAATTAAAAGGCTGAATTTAAAATTTGACGATAGCCTTGAACTTTCAGAGGAATTTGATTTTTTTATGCGTATTCTTTTAAAATCTAAAGCCGCCTATATTAATGAGCCGCTGGCAACTTACCGGATACATCAGCATATGAGCAGCCAGAAATTACAACATAGGTACTTAGTTGAGTTGGATTATATTAAAGATAAATTCAGTAAGATTGAAGATTTTAATACAAATGAATATCGTAATGCTTTTAGGCATTTTGAGGCAAATGTAGGATATTGGTGTGCAAAAGTTAATATGGAAAGAGGTAATTCCTGGTTAGCCAGATTGAGGCTTGAGCCTTACAAATTTATAAATTTTAAGTTTTTTTTATTGTATCTGGTTGCGTTTTTACCTATCCGTGTATGGAAATTTATTCACCATTATAAACTACAAGGTAAACTGCATTAG